The following is a genomic window from Pseudomonas promysalinigenes.
GCGGTAGCCTCAGGGTAGTGTTTCTGCCGGTACAGATGATCCGCCCAGAAGTAATTACTGTCGATGCCATTGGGGTTTATTTGCAGGGCTTTGCGCAACAAGGCATCTGCCTTGTCGGCATCGCCGAAACCGATAGGCCAGCCAGGCACTTGGTCATACAGCGTGCCCAGGCTGGTGTAAGCCGAGCCCTGCAAGGCATTGGGGTCCAGTTTCATGGCCTGCTCCAGGCTGGCCTTGGCGGCCTTGACCTTGCCCAGTGCCCCAAGGCCACCCGTTGCACCTGCCCAACTGCTATTGATGATCCCCTCCCAGATCAGCGGTTCTGGCGTGCCCGGGTACTGACGTACGAACACGGCAGCATCGCCAGCCAGTTTCTCGAATGCATCGGCACGCTTTTCTTTGGGCAGTTGATACTGAATTTGCGCCCAACGCTGCTGCAAATCGCTCAGGTGCTGACTACCCGCCTGGTCCAATGCCCAGGTAAAGGGGGCGAATGCCAGCAAGCTGGCCACGAACAGACGCTTCATTTGATCGACTCCTTCGAGTGGCTACCAATATAACGACGAATGACCGGCAGTTGTTTGCGCAGGGCGCGGTCGACCACCCCTGGCAACATGCCGTTGATGCGCACGAACAGCTTTTCCGGCCACCCCAGGTACAGCTCGCTACGTTCAGACTGCACCGCTTCGAGCACCGCCCGCGCAACATCCGCCGGATCATCCATGCCGACCTTCAGCGCTTGGTTCAGCGCTGTCGCAGCACTGCTGTTCATCGAGGTACGGGTTGCCCGAGGGGCGGCATACAGAACATCGACCGTGGTGTCGGCCAGCTCGCGGCGCAGCGCCTCTGAGAACCCGCGCAAGGCAAACTTGCTGGCACAGTAGGTGGCATAACCGGGATAGCCGATCGAGCCATAGGTCGAGCCAACATTGACCACCAGTGCTTTGGGCTGGGCACGCAAAAGCGGTAGGCACGCGCGCGTGAGCTGCAACGGCGCCTTCAGGTTGATGTCCAGCAACTCATCGAGCGCGTGCTCGTCCAACTGGTCTAGCAGCGCGAAGCGGTTCACCCCGGCCGCGTTGATCAATACGTTGACATTACCCATCTCGCGGGCGCGGGCTACCACCTCACCGCGGCCGGCGGCACAACGCAGGTCGGCTTCTTGCCAACGCAGGCGACCGGGGTAGCGCTTCATCAGGCCTGCAAGCTCACCAATGTGCCGACTGACCGCCAGCACCTGAGCGCCCGCAGCACACAACTGCTCGGCCAATTCCAACCCGATG
Proteins encoded in this region:
- a CDS encoding SDR family oxidoreductase → MRLPESVVVLTGASGGIGLELAEQLCAAGAQVLAVSRHIGELAGLMKRYPGRLRWQEADLRCAAGRGEVVARAREMGNVNVLINAAGVNRFALLDQLDEHALDELLDINLKAPLQLTRACLPLLRAQPKALVVNVGSTYGSIGYPGYATYCASKFALRGFSEALRRELADTTVDVLYAAPRATRTSMNSSAATALNQALKVGMDDPADVARAVLEAVQSERSELYLGWPEKLFVRINGMLPGVVDRALRKQLPVIRRYIGSHSKESIK
- a CDS encoding tetratricopeptide repeat protein, with amino-acid sequence MKRLFVASLLAFAPFTWALDQAGSQHLSDLQQRWAQIQYQLPKEKRADAFEKLAGDAAVFVRQYPGTPEPLIWEGIINSSWAGATGGLGALGKVKAAKASLEQAMKLDPNALQGSAYTSLGTLYDQVPGWPIGFGDADKADALLRKALQINPNGIDSNYFWADHLYRQKHYPEATAALQKALQAPPRPGRELADQGRRADIDALLKAIKDKQD